A region from the Nematostella vectensis chromosome 13, jaNemVect1.1, whole genome shotgun sequence genome encodes:
- the LOC5519487 gene encoding uncharacterized protein LOC5519487 isoform X2: protein MPRSFLVKRGKNEEEIVPDGQQNDVKVKTEVLIEDAERHAAPTAKNWYIKYHPAVSHLIPAKRCDILQHANGGSCYLCSCPYRPLPHTTPSEGCIKYAPGVPMAVHVQDTNGNVCYCSMCQHKVAQQVACNCPSCLQLRHSMVTRNILLEQHQVAKAPMCCSVVHCNQAIELQPTYHPLCHCEQCAQRQNIITKETGAHVYHVHNRTHVHISSESFSRTEEGKPDNKLNGEVDRNANITNATFGNSVKDHDTAKERLKRRVMQDNSGEKRFKQDNINNVNMEEELDSKPERVATKDSTNENEKDASLKIEGVLVQDEHESVADDEEIDVCEEIKTSPAGKSVETSFENKSCRSEASSPLSTETEKSVIKARRGRGGRGRRYNTRHVNSKTKSYDSDFVNPTDSEWKQEKDVCGEVSKNRQKTKLNRLLANEHERRRVAQLNGAYQDLRQLIPGYQCDTKLPKIKILRYAINYIAHLDNILSDDN, encoded by the exons ATGCCGCGTTCATTTCTCGTCAAACGAGGGAAAAACGAGGAGGAGATAGTTCCAGACGGACAGCAGAATG ACGTTAAAGTGAAGACAGAAGTTCTTATAGAAGATGCCGAGAGACACGCAGCACCAACAGCCAAGAATTGGTATATCAAGTATCACCCAGCCGTATCTCACCTCATCCCAGCCAAGCGCTGCGACATTCTGCAACACGCCAATGGGGGGTCTTGTTACCTCTGCAGCTGCCCCTACAGACCCCTTCCACACACCACGCCCAGCGAGGGGTGTATTAAATATGCACCAGGGGTGCCAATGGCAGTTCATGTTCAGGACACTAATGGTAATGTTTGCTATTGCAGCATGTGTCAACACAAGGTTGCACAACAAGTTGCTTGCAATTGTCCTAGTTGCTTGCAACTCAGACATTCCATGGTGACCCGGAATATACTATTGGAACAACATCAGGTTGCTAAAGCACCAATGTGTTGCAGTGTAGTGCACTGCAATCAGGCAATCGAGTTGCAACCAACATACCATCCCCTCTGTCACTGCGAGCAATGTGCTCAGAGGCAGAACATTATAACAAAGGAGACAGGAGCTCATGTCTATCATGTTCATAATAGAACtcatgtacatatttcatCAGAGAGTTTTAGTCGAACAGAGGAGGGAAAACCTGATAATAAACTCAATGGGGAGGTGGACAGAAATGCGAATATAACTAACGCTACATTTGGTAATTCGGTTAAAGATCATGACACAGCTAAAGAAAGACTGAAAAGAAGAGTAATGCAGGATAATTCTGGGGAAAAACGGTTCAAACAGGATAACATAAATAATGTTAATATGGAAGAAGAGCTGGACTCAAAACCAGAGAGGGTCGCTACAAAGGATAGTACAAATGAAAATGAGAAAGATGCATCTCTAAAAATAGAAGGAGTTCTTGTGCAGGATGAACATGAAAGTGTTGCAGATGATGAAGAAATCGATGTTTGTGAGGAAATTAAAACAAGTCCTGCTGGAAAAAGTGTAGAAACAAGTTTCGAAAATAAATCTTGTCGTTCTGAGGCTAGTTCTCCTCTAAGCACAGAAACTGAAAAATCTGTGATTAAAgcaaggagggggaggggaggaagAGGACGTAGATACAATACAAGGCATGTCAACTCAAAAACTAAATCCTACGACTCAGACTTTGTAAACCCTACAGACAGCGAATGGAAACAGGAAAAAGATGTATGTGGTGAGGTGTCGAAAAATCGCCAGAAAACTAAACTCAACAGGCTTCTTGCTAATGAGCACGAGCGGCGCAGAGTGGCTCAGTTGAACGGTGCTTACCAAGACTTGAGGCAACTAATTCCAGGCTATCAATGTGATACTAAACTTCCAAAAATCAAAATCCTTAGATATGCTATCAACTACATAGCACACTTAGATAATATATTGTCTGATGATAACTAA
- the LOC5519487 gene encoding uncharacterized protein LOC5519487 isoform X1: protein MMSSGESQMNAFPVREWRLSTTFPTTKLTQTPTRNYVKVKTEVLIEDAERHAAPTAKNWYIKYHPAVSHLIPAKRCDILQHANGGSCYLCSCPYRPLPHTTPSEGCIKYAPGVPMAVHVQDTNGNVCYCSMCQHKVAQQVACNCPSCLQLRHSMVTRNILLEQHQVAKAPMCCSVVHCNQAIELQPTYHPLCHCEQCAQRQNIITKETGAHVYHVHNRTHVHISSESFSRTEEGKPDNKLNGEVDRNANITNATFGNSVKDHDTAKERLKRRVMQDNSGEKRFKQDNINNVNMEEELDSKPERVATKDSTNENEKDASLKIEGVLVQDEHESVADDEEIDVCEEIKTSPAGKSVETSFENKSCRSEASSPLSTETEKSVIKARRGRGGRGRRYNTRHVNSKTKSYDSDFVNPTDSEWKQEKDVCGEVSKNRQKTKLNRLLANEHERRRVAQLNGAYQDLRQLIPGYQCDTKLPKIKILRYAINYIAHLDNILSDDN, encoded by the exons ATGATGAGTAGTGGCGAATCGCAGATGAACGCCTTTCCTGTTCGAGAATGGCGACTATCGACTACCTTCCCGACAACAAAACTGACTCAAACACCAACAAggaatt ACGTTAAAGTGAAGACAGAAGTTCTTATAGAAGATGCCGAGAGACACGCAGCACCAACAGCCAAGAATTGGTATATCAAGTATCACCCAGCCGTATCTCACCTCATCCCAGCCAAGCGCTGCGACATTCTGCAACACGCCAATGGGGGGTCTTGTTACCTCTGCAGCTGCCCCTACAGACCCCTTCCACACACCACGCCCAGCGAGGGGTGTATTAAATATGCACCAGGGGTGCCAATGGCAGTTCATGTTCAGGACACTAATGGTAATGTTTGCTATTGCAGCATGTGTCAACACAAGGTTGCACAACAAGTTGCTTGCAATTGTCCTAGTTGCTTGCAACTCAGACATTCCATGGTGACCCGGAATATACTATTGGAACAACATCAGGTTGCTAAAGCACCAATGTGTTGCAGTGTAGTGCACTGCAATCAGGCAATCGAGTTGCAACCAACATACCATCCCCTCTGTCACTGCGAGCAATGTGCTCAGAGGCAGAACATTATAACAAAGGAGACAGGAGCTCATGTCTATCATGTTCATAATAGAACtcatgtacatatttcatCAGAGAGTTTTAGTCGAACAGAGGAGGGAAAACCTGATAATAAACTCAATGGGGAGGTGGACAGAAATGCGAATATAACTAACGCTACATTTGGTAATTCGGTTAAAGATCATGACACAGCTAAAGAAAGACTGAAAAGAAGAGTAATGCAGGATAATTCTGGGGAAAAACGGTTCAAACAGGATAACATAAATAATGTTAATATGGAAGAAGAGCTGGACTCAAAACCAGAGAGGGTCGCTACAAAGGATAGTACAAATGAAAATGAGAAAGATGCATCTCTAAAAATAGAAGGAGTTCTTGTGCAGGATGAACATGAAAGTGTTGCAGATGATGAAGAAATCGATGTTTGTGAGGAAATTAAAACAAGTCCTGCTGGAAAAAGTGTAGAAACAAGTTTCGAAAATAAATCTTGTCGTTCTGAGGCTAGTTCTCCTCTAAGCACAGAAACTGAAAAATCTGTGATTAAAgcaaggagggggaggggaggaagAGGACGTAGATACAATACAAGGCATGTCAACTCAAAAACTAAATCCTACGACTCAGACTTTGTAAACCCTACAGACAGCGAATGGAAACAGGAAAAAGATGTATGTGGTGAGGTGTCGAAAAATCGCCAGAAAACTAAACTCAACAGGCTTCTTGCTAATGAGCACGAGCGGCGCAGAGTGGCTCAGTTGAACGGTGCTTACCAAGACTTGAGGCAACTAATTCCAGGCTATCAATGTGATACTAAACTTCCAAAAATCAAAATCCTTAGATATGCTATCAACTACATAGCACACTTAGATAATATATTGTCTGATGATAACTAA
- the LOC5519554 gene encoding transmembrane protein with metallophosphoesterase domain: MAVELDKAQCAVGGVISLNVLALIATYFTNIDERTKYRYLIAQFFLISQSFLFFVARFVWLRVGPPLFKSPNFLARMLMYLVGMILILAQCSLFVGTIFAGIEPAWISLVTFICLGVTGIIGTIYVVFDTSLWIFSSLNRYLFGITRVREMRPRPKIFIVLVLSFTLSGFSIWNGYKQPSVRSLEVPLKNLPVEFHGTTLVHLSDIHVGQTVGRTMLDEVVRRTNRLRPDIVVLTGDVVEATVFQIRHALRPLMKLKTKYGIYFVTGNHEYYTGDVDNWMKELSFMGITVLHNSHSTVHHPKRHTSMLCLAGVDDIEGKFFRSGDHGMQLEKALAGIKPHTATILLAHQPKAAKQALDHTHQVGLVLSGHTHGGQLPPLHVWHWFLQPYFSGLYKHGRGPYVYVSSGVFYWGMPMRMWSHAEIAHITLLTTPIVQ; this comes from the exons ATGGCGGTAGAACTAGATAAAGCGCAATGTGCGGTTGGCGGGGTCATAAGCTTGAACGTCCTTGCTCTGATCGCTACATACTTCACTAACATCGACGAAAGGACCAAGTACCGCTATCTAATAGCTCAGTTCTTTCTCATATCGCaatctttcttgttttttgttgcaCGATTTGTTTGGCTCCGTGTTGGCCCTCCGTTGTTCAAGTCACCCAACTTCTTAGCAAGAATGCTAATGTATTTGGTTGGCATGATTCTTATTCTTGCACAATGCAGCTTGTTTGTTGGTACAATATTTGCAGGCATTGAACCAGCGTGGATTTCTCTGGTGACTTTTATTTGTCTTGGAGTAACTGGAATAATTGGGACGATCTACGTCGTGTTTGATACTTCACTGTGGATATTCTCATCACTCAATAGATATCTCTTTGGCATTACTCGGGTTCGTGAAATGCGCCCTagaccaaaaatatttatcgtTCTTGTGTTATCATTTACGCTTTCTGGCTTTTCCATCTGGAACGGTTACAAACAGCCAAGTGTTAGATCACTGGAAGTCCCATTGAAGAATCTGCCTGTTGAATTCCATGGGACTACCCTGGTTCACTTATCAGATATCCATGTTGGTCAAACCGTGGGCAGAACAATGCTAGACGAAGTTGTCAGAAGAACTAATAGACTGCGACCAGATATTGTTGTTCTAACAGGAGATGTTGTTGAGGCAACAGTATTCCAGATACGACATGCTTTGAGGCCATTGATGAAGCTAAAAACAAAGTatggaatttattttgtaacaG gtAACCACGAGTACTATACTGGAGATGTCGACAACTGGATGAAAGAGCTGTCCTTCATGGGGATAACAGTTTTACATAACTCGCACTCAACAGTTCATCACCCGAAGAGGCATACATCAATGCTCTGTTTAGCTGGTGTTGATGATATAGAGGGGAAATTTTTTAG ATCTGGGGATCATGGTATGCAACTGGAGAAAGCATTAGCAGGGATCAAACCACACACAGCCACCATCCTACTAGCGCACCAGCCTAAAGCAGCCAAACAGGCCCTGGATCACACGCACCAGGTTGGCTTGGTACTGTCTGGACACACGCACGGTGGTCAATTGCCACCTCTTCACGTGTGGCACTGGTTTCTTCAGCCATACTTCTCTGGCCTTTATAAGCATGGCCGTGGGCCATATGTCTATGTGAGCAGTGGGGTGTTCTACTGGGGTATGCCAATGCGGATGTGGTCACATGCTGAAATTGCCCATATCACACTTTTAACAACACCCATAGTACAATAG
- the LOC125556746 gene encoding histone H4, translating to MSGRGKGGKGLGKGGAKRHRKILRDNIQGITKPAIRRLARRGGVKRISGLIYEETRGVLKVFLENVIRDAVTYTEHAKRKTVTAMDVVYALKRQGRTLYGFGG from the coding sequence ATGTCTGGTCGCGGTAAAGGAGGAAAAGGTCTAGGAAAGGGAGGCGCGAAGCGTCATCGCAAGATCCTTCGGGATAACATCCAGGGCATCACCAAGCCTGCCATTCGCCGTCTCGCCCGCCGTGGTGGAGTCAAGCGAATCTCTGGCCTCATCTACGAGGAGACCCGTGGCGTTCTCAAAGTCTTCCTTGAGAACGTTATCCGTGATGCGGTCACCTACACCGAGCACGCTAAGCGCAAGACTGTCACCGCAATGGACGTGGTCTACGCTCTGAAGCGACAAGGCCGAACCCTGTACGGATTCGGCGGCTAG
- the LOC5519555 gene encoding histone H3 codes for MARTKQTARKSTGGKAPRKQLATKAARKSAPATGGVKKPHRYRPGTVALREIRRYQKSTELLIRKLPFQRLVREIAQDFKTDLRFQSSAVMALQEASEAYLVGLFEDTNLCAIHAKRVTIMPKDIQLARRIRGERA; via the coding sequence ATGGCTCGTACCAAGCAAACCGCCCGTAAATCTACCGGAGGAAAGGCTCCCCGTAAACAGCTCGCCACCAAGGCAGCACGTAAAAGTGCTCCCGCCACCGGTGGAGTAAAGAAGCCTCATCGTTACAGGCCCGGTACCGTCGCTCTCCGAGAGATCCGTCGCTACCAGAAGTCGACCGAGCTTCTGATCCGCAAGCTGCCCTTCCAGCGTCTGGTCCGTGAGATCGCTCAGGACTTCAAGACCGACCTGCGCTTCCAGAGCTCCGCCGTGATGGCTCTTCAGGAGGCTAGCGAGGCTTATCTCGTTGGTCTGTTTGAGGACACCAACTTGTGCGCCATCCACGCCAAGCGAGTCACCATCATGCCCAAGGACATCCAGCTTGCCCGCCGCATCCGTGGCGAGAGAGCGTAA
- the LOC5519556 gene encoding uncharacterized protein LOC5519556, protein MSLSSLRKKVGNFIAGEDSSRPGQENQQQAGHYSDKHHTPLPSDWQPYPGLRFSFHFITVDVTNVQQHAILGTSVVTSDITSKYGELSGPYSQGFILETFKSVPGVGKIGWNASESPYQAVFSRPYGAQVHHSWQLLVVKASIHTVEQAGFLSQLSGRTHDVTNKSSIVNAIAQQAARGGRLVCVELTGQVQGQGISGSLARRSEAMGCDVFFNLPLHPNPVTYTYQLVNIPVQVMYLGPGKMVKVTCEWMKHFAWHLQQGWKLAEIFWDQGKRSHGDFTLSGDHNSVWFFEKESARASDPTPVYEGVIIEYKHTVKIGFFQTKAKGDWGPMISEMGSRGWELACMLETPEVTNIGLGNITFKILFFFQRRILQGQPPPGTYYPPPPQGNYNQYPVPGGQNYAGAPPPPYYPPQEYQAPPPYNPNSLGKPSAPPHPEKF, encoded by the exons ATGAGTTTATCTTCCCTCAG GAAGAAAGTTGGTAATTTCATTGCTGGAGAAGATAGCAGTAGGCCAGGTCAAGAAAACCAACAACAGGCGGGACATTATAGCGACAAACACCACACCCCTTTGCCGTCAGACTGGCAGCCTTATCCGGGCCTGAGATTCAGTTTTCACTTTATTACTGTAGATGTCACTAATGTACAACAGCATG CAATACTTGGAACTTCTGTCGTCACTTCTGATATCACTTCCAAATATGGAGAACTCTCTGGCCCCTACAGCCAAGGGTTTATCCTAGAGACCTTCAAGTCTGTCCCAGGGGTTGGGAAGATTGGCTGGAATGCTAGTGAGAGCCCATATCAGGCTGTTTTCAGTCGGCCTTATGG TGCTCAGGTGCATCACAGCTGGCAGCTGCTTGTTGTCAAGGCCAGCATCCACACGGTGGAACAGGCCGGCTTTTTGAGTCAACTTAGTGGGCGGACTCATGATGTGACCAACAAGTCAAGCATTGTTAATGCA ATAGCTCAGCAAGCAGCTCGAGGGGGGCGTCTTGTTTGTGTCGAGTTAACTGGCCAAGTCCAAGGGCAGGGTATCTCTGGAAGCCTCGCCCGCAGGAGTGAAG CGATGGGCTGTGATGTGTTTTTCAACCTTCCACTCCATCCTAATCCTGTTACCTACACATATCAATTGGTGAACATCCCTGTCCAGGTCATGTACCTTGGACCAGGGAAGATGGTCAAAGTGACCTGTGAATGGATGAAGCATTTTGCATGGCATTTGCAACAGGGATGGAAGCTTGCTGAGATCTTCTGGGACCAAGGAAAACGAAGTCATGGAG ATTTCACATTGTCCGGAGACCATAATTCTGTGTGGTTCTTTGAGAAAGAAAGTGCAAGAGCCAGTGATCCCACACCTGTGTATGAAGGGGTCATCATTGAATACAAACACACTGTGAAG ATTGgattttttcaaacaaaggCCAAAGGAGACTGGGGCCCAATGATCAGCGAGATGGGGAGCAGGGGCTGGGAACTAGCCTGCATGCTAGAGACTCCAGAGGTCACAAACATTGGCCTTGGGAACATTACATTCAAAATCCTGTTCTTCTTTCAAAGACGAATCCTACAAGGGCAACCACCCCCAGGGACTTactatccccctccccctcagggTAATTACAACCAGTACCCAGTCCCTGGTGGGCAGAATTATGCAGGAGCCCCACCACCCCCCTACTACCCACCACAGGAATACCAAGCACCTCCTCCTTATAACCCAAATTCTCTAGGTAAACCTAGTGCCCCGCCTCATCCTGAGAAGTTTTAG
- the LOC5519557 gene encoding aspartate aminotransferase, mitochondrial produces MAFTGALTRSLRTCQQHYPYAQGYAAVRLSSWWSHVEAGPPDAILGVTEAFKRDTNPKKMNLGVGAYRDDTGKPYVLPSVKKAEEILVSKNLDKEYAPISGLNDFVNCAAKLAFGEKSDVITNNLNASAQAISGTGALSVGSVYLKKFFPGIQDVWLPTPSWGNHGPILRFAGLGVKQYRYFDPSTCGFDFNGCLEDISKIPEKSIIMFHACAHNPTGVDPKREQWKELSAVVKTRNLFPFFDMAYQGFATGDTDRDAQAVRMFIEDGHKIVLAQSFAKNMGLYGERAGMVSVVGESKEEADRILSQIKILIRPMYSSPPIHGARIAGLVLSDPALRAQWETEVKGMADRIISMRQQLRDNLKKQGSSHDWSHITDQIGMFCFTGMKPDQVERLIKEFSIYLTKDGRISVAGVTSGSVEYLASAMHEVTK; encoded by the exons ATGGCCTTCACTGGTGCTTTGACGCGATCTTTGCGCACATGCCAACAGCACTATCCATATGCACAGGGTTATGCTGCAGTAAGACTCAG TTCTTGGTGGTCCCATGTGGAAGCTGGCCCTCCTGACGCTATTCTTGGAGTGACAGAGGCATTTAAACGGGATACCAACCCAAAGAAAATGAACCTTGGCGTGGGAGCATATCGAGATGATACAGGAAAACCTTATGTTCTCCCATCTGTTAAAAAG GCAGAGGAAATCCTTGTGTCTAAGAATCTTGACAAAGAGTATGCTCCAATTTCTGGACTAAATGACTTTGTGAATTGCGCTGCTAAACTTGCATTTGGTGAAAAGAGTGATGTCATCACAAACAACCTG AATGCATCTGCTCAGGCGATCTCCGGAACTGGAGCACTGTCTGTGGGATCAGTTTATTTG AAAAAGTTTTTCCCTGGCATCCAAGATGTTTGGCTTCCTACACCATCTTGGGGGAACCATGGACCAATATTGAG GTTTGCTGGGCTTGGTGTGAAACAGTACCGCTATTTTGACCCTTCAACTTGTGGCTTTGATTTTAATGGCTGTCTTGAAGACATCTCA AAAATCCCAGAGAAGTCAATTATCATGTTCCATGCATGTGCTCATAACCCTACTGGAGTGGACCCTAAG CGTGAGCAATGGAAGGAGTTATCTGCAGTGGTTAAG ACACGGAACCTTTTCCCATTCTTCGACATGGCCTACCAAGGTTTTGCTACTGGTGATACAGACCGTGACGCACAGGCCGTCAGAATGTTTATTGAGGATGGACATAAGATTGTCCTTGCACAGTCTTTTGCCAAAAACATGGGTCTTTATG GTGAAAGAGCAGGCATGGTATCTGTGGTTGGGGAGTCTAAAGAAGAAGCAGACAGAATTCTTTCCCAAATAAAGATCCTTATCCGACCCATGTACTCTAGCCCTCCCATCCATGGGGCAAGGATAGCGGGGCTGGTCCTGAGTGACCCTGCCCTGAGAGCCCAGTGGGAGACGGAGGTAAAGGGTATGGCTGACAGAATCATCTCCATGAGGCAGCAGCTCAGGGATAACTTAAAAAAGCAAG GGTCGTCACATGACTGGTCTCACATCACCGACCAGATTGGCATGTTTTGCTTTACTGGAATGAAACCAGACCAG GTCGAGCGGCTTATCAAGGAGTTCTCCATCTACCTAACCAAGGACGGTCGTATCTCCGTGGCTGGCGTGACATCCGGGAGTGTTGAGTACCTGGCGAGTGCGATGCACGAGGTCACGAAATAA